The proteins below are encoded in one region of Streptomyces marianii:
- a CDS encoding solute symporter family protein gives MTGDHQSLALVLFSAFIAVTLAITTWVSRNRHGSAEEFYAGGRLFSPMENGFAIAGDYMSAASFLGISGLIALYGYDGMLYSVGFLVAWLVVLFLVAELVRNCGRFTLADVVASRMSERPVRIAAGTSSVAVSVLYLVAQMVGAGSLVALLLGGTSEAARSWTVIGVGALMVVYVSMGGMRATTWIQIVKAVLLMAGATALSVLVLTRFHGDLNELLDTAAAQSGHGTDFLSPGLRYGTDWTARLDFISLGLALVLGTAGLPHILSRFYTVPTARAARRSVVWSIGLIGSFYLMTIVLGFGAAAILGTEEVRSSNAAGNTAVPLLALDLGGGAGSTGGTVLFAVVAAVAFATILAVVAGITLASSASVAHDLYASLRRRHGKGYSEVAVARVAAAVIGAAAIALGLLARDLNVAFLVGLAFAVAASANLPVLLYSLFWRKFTTRGAVWSVYGGLLPAVLLVLLSPVVSGDPESLFPDLDFRCFPLQNPGLVSIPLGFLAGWLGTVTSSEEPDEAKHAETEVRSLTGAGAV, from the coding sequence GTGACCGGCGATCACCAGTCCCTGGCCCTCGTGCTGTTCAGCGCGTTCATCGCGGTGACGCTGGCCATCACCACCTGGGTCAGCCGCAACAGGCACGGCTCGGCCGAGGAGTTCTACGCCGGCGGGCGGCTCTTCTCACCGATGGAGAACGGCTTCGCCATCGCCGGCGACTACATGTCGGCCGCTTCCTTCCTCGGCATCTCCGGGCTCATCGCCCTCTACGGCTACGACGGCATGCTCTACTCCGTGGGCTTCCTGGTCGCCTGGCTGGTCGTGCTGTTCCTGGTGGCCGAACTGGTCCGCAACTGCGGCCGCTTCACTCTCGCCGACGTCGTCGCCAGCCGGATGAGCGAGCGCCCCGTCCGCATCGCGGCGGGAACCTCCTCGGTCGCCGTGTCCGTTCTGTATCTGGTCGCGCAGATGGTGGGGGCGGGCAGTCTGGTGGCCCTGCTCCTCGGCGGGACGAGCGAGGCCGCGCGCTCGTGGACCGTCATCGGCGTCGGCGCGTTGATGGTCGTCTACGTGTCGATGGGCGGGATGCGGGCCACCACCTGGATCCAGATCGTCAAGGCCGTACTGCTGATGGCCGGCGCCACCGCGCTCAGCGTGCTGGTCCTGACCCGCTTCCACGGCGACCTCAACGAACTGCTGGACACCGCAGCCGCACAGAGCGGACACGGCACGGACTTCCTTTCGCCGGGCCTGAGATACGGCACGGACTGGACCGCGCGTCTGGACTTCATCAGCCTCGGGCTCGCCCTGGTGCTCGGGACCGCCGGCCTGCCGCACATCCTGTCCCGCTTCTACACCGTGCCCACGGCCCGGGCGGCCCGCCGCTCGGTCGTCTGGTCCATCGGGCTCATCGGCAGCTTCTATCTGATGACGATCGTGCTCGGATTCGGCGCGGCGGCCATTCTCGGCACCGAGGAGGTGCGCTCGTCGAACGCCGCGGGGAACACGGCGGTCCCGCTGCTCGCCCTCGACCTCGGCGGGGGAGCGGGCTCGACCGGGGGCACGGTGCTGTTCGCCGTCGTCGCCGCGGTCGCCTTCGCGACGATCCTCGCCGTCGTCGCCGGCATCACGCTCGCCTCGTCGGCTTCGGTCGCCCACGACCTGTACGCGTCGCTGAGGAGGCGGCACGGCAAGGGATACAGCGAGGTGGCGGTGGCACGGGTCGCCGCCGCGGTCATCGGCGCCGCGGCGATCGCGCTCGGTCTGCTGGCCCGTGATCTCAACGTCGCGTTCCTGGTGGGCCTCGCCTTCGCCGTCGCCGCGTCGGCGAACCTTCCGGTGCTGCTCTACTCGCTGTTCTGGCGGAAGTTCACCACCCGCGGCGCCGTGTGGTCGGTGTACGGCGGCCTGCTCCCGGCGGTCCTGCTGGTGCTGCTCTCACCGGTGGTGTCGGGCGACCCCGAGTCGCTGTTTCCCGATCTGGACTTCCGGTGCTTCCCGCTGCAGAACCCGGGCCTCGTCTCCATTCCGCTCGGCTTCCTCGCCGGCTGGCTGGGCACTGTCACGTCCTCCGAGGAGCCGGACGAGGCGAAACACGCGGAGACGGAGGTCCGGTCGCTGACGGGCGCGGGCGCGGTCTGA
- a CDS encoding DUF485 domain-containing protein produces MEKQRDRDDGAVRIDDPWYDALASGWGEPGGADEASVPPAAATGGAGGHRHRASDIYLEVHRSAAFQQVRSRYRRFVVPATTAFFIWYVAYVVTATAAPALMARPVIGAVNVAMVAGLGQFLSTFLLTWAYARHARLRRDRAALDLRWAVFDRTRDAEAVPGVDFRKAGPSEGLPLPGQADAVRENDR; encoded by the coding sequence GTGGAGAAGCAGCGAGACCGGGACGACGGTGCGGTCCGCATCGACGACCCGTGGTACGACGCGCTGGCCTCCGGCTGGGGCGAGCCGGGCGGTGCGGACGAGGCATCCGTACCCCCGGCGGCCGCGACCGGGGGCGCCGGCGGCCACCGCCACCGGGCGAGCGACATCTATCTGGAAGTGCACCGCAGCGCGGCCTTCCAGCAGGTCCGCAGCCGCTACCGGCGGTTCGTCGTACCGGCGACGACTGCGTTCTTCATCTGGTACGTGGCGTACGTGGTCACGGCCACCGCCGCACCCGCGCTGATGGCCCGGCCGGTGATCGGCGCCGTGAACGTGGCGATGGTGGCGGGGCTCGGCCAGTTCCTCAGCACCTTCCTGCTGACCTGGGCGTACGCCCGTCACGCCCGCCTGCGCAGGGACCGTGCGGCACTGGATCTCCGCTGGGCGGTCTTCGACCGGACACGGGACGCCGAAGCGGTGCCCGGCGTCGACTTCCGGAAGGCCGGTCCCTCCGAGGGTCTCCCACTGCCCGGGCAGGCCGACGCGGTACGGGAGAACGACCGGTGA
- a CDS encoding DNA gyrase/topoisomerase IV subunit B: MTAETSVPSSALLTADRDGSNYTARHLLVLEGLEAVRKRPGMYIGSTDSRGLMHCLWEIIDNSVDEALGGYCDHIEVVLHDDGSVEVRDNGRGIPVDVEPKTGLSGVEVVMTKLHAGGKFGGGSYAASGGLHGVGASVVNALSARLDVEVDRGSATHSISFRRGVPGIFTESGPDAPFDPANGLIKGKRVPKNRTGTRVRYWADRQIFLKDAKLSLETLHQRARQTAFLVPGLTIVVRDERDLEGEGKSQEIFRFDGGISEFCEYLAQDKAVCDVLRLSGHGTFKETVPVLDDRGHMTPTEVTRELGVDIALRWGTGYDTTLRSFVNIIATPKGGTHVTGFERSVTKTINEVLRSAKLLRVAEDDIVKDDALEGLTAVVTVRLAEPQFEGQTKEVLGTSAANRIVANVVAKELKAFLTSTKRDAKAQARAVLEKAVAAARTRIAARQHKEAQRRKTALESSSLPAKLADCRSDDVERSELFIVEGDSALGTAKLARNSEFQALLPIRGKILNVQKSSVSDMLKNAECGSIIQVIGAGSGRTFDIDTARYGKIVLLVDADVDGAHIRCLLLTLFQRYMRPMVEAGRVFAAVPPLHRIELIQPKKGQDKYVYTYSDNELRTTLLEFQRKGVRFKDSVQRYKGLGEMDADQLAETTMDPRHRTLRRINIGDLEAAEQIFDLLMGNEVAPRKEFITSSAATLDRSRIDA; this comes from the coding sequence GTGACCGCCGAAACGTCCGTGCCGTCCAGTGCGCTGCTGACCGCAGACCGTGACGGTTCCAACTACACCGCGCGGCACCTGCTCGTCCTCGAGGGGCTCGAGGCTGTTCGCAAACGGCCGGGCATGTACATCGGCTCGACCGACAGCCGCGGCCTGATGCACTGCCTCTGGGAAATCATCGACAACTCGGTCGACGAGGCCCTCGGGGGCTACTGCGACCACATCGAGGTCGTCCTCCACGACGACGGCTCGGTCGAGGTGCGTGACAACGGTCGCGGCATCCCCGTCGACGTGGAGCCCAAGACCGGGCTGTCCGGCGTCGAGGTCGTCATGACCAAGCTGCACGCCGGCGGCAAGTTCGGCGGCGGCTCGTACGCGGCGTCCGGCGGTCTGCACGGCGTGGGCGCCTCCGTCGTCAACGCGCTCTCCGCCCGCCTCGACGTCGAGGTCGACCGGGGCAGCGCGACCCACTCGATCAGCTTCCGCCGCGGAGTCCCCGGCATCTTCACGGAGTCCGGCCCGGACGCCCCGTTCGACCCGGCGAACGGGCTGATCAAGGGCAAGCGGGTGCCCAAGAACCGCACCGGCACCCGGGTCCGCTACTGGGCCGACCGGCAGATCTTCCTCAAGGACGCCAAGCTCTCGCTGGAGACGCTCCACCAGCGCGCCCGCCAGACGGCGTTCCTCGTGCCCGGCCTCACCATCGTGGTGCGCGACGAGCGCGACCTCGAGGGCGAGGGCAAGTCGCAGGAGATCTTCCGCTTCGACGGCGGCATCAGCGAGTTCTGCGAGTACCTCGCCCAGGACAAGGCGGTCTGCGACGTTCTGCGCCTGAGCGGTCACGGCACGTTCAAGGAGACCGTGCCGGTCCTCGACGACCGCGGCCACATGACCCCGACCGAGGTCACCCGCGAACTCGGCGTCGACATCGCGCTGCGCTGGGGCACCGGTTACGACACGACGCTCAGGTCGTTCGTGAACATCATCGCCACACCCAAGGGCGGCACCCATGTCACCGGCTTCGAGCGCTCCGTCACCAAGACGATCAACGAGGTGCTGCGCTCCGCCAAACTGCTGCGGGTGGCCGAGGACGACATCGTCAAGGACGACGCCCTCGAGGGGCTGACCGCCGTCGTGACCGTCCGGCTCGCCGAGCCGCAGTTCGAGGGCCAGACCAAGGAGGTCCTCGGCACCTCGGCGGCCAACCGCATCGTCGCCAACGTGGTCGCCAAGGAGCTCAAGGCGTTCCTGACGTCGACCAAGCGCGACGCCAAGGCGCAGGCGCGGGCGGTGCTGGAGAAGGCCGTCGCCGCCGCGCGCACACGGATCGCCGCCCGCCAGCACAAGGAGGCGCAGCGCCGGAAGACGGCCCTGGAGTCGTCCTCGCTGCCCGCCAAGCTCGCGGACTGCCGCAGCGACGACGTCGAGCGCAGCGAACTCTTCATCGTGGAGGGCGACTCGGCGCTCGGCACGGCCAAGCTCGCCCGGAATTCGGAGTTCCAGGCGCTGCTGCCGATCCGCGGCAAGATCCTCAACGTGCAGAAGTCGTCGGTCTCCGACATGCTCAAGAACGCCGAGTGCGGCTCGATCATCCAGGTCATAGGGGCGGGCTCGGGCCGCACCTTCGATATCGACACCGCTCGCTACGGCAAGATCGTCCTGCTCGTGGACGCCGATGTCGACGGTGCGCACATCCGCTGTCTGCTGCTCACGCTCTTCCAGCGCTACATGCGGCCGATGGTCGAGGCCGGCCGGGTCTTCGCCGCCGTCCCGCCGCTGCACCGGATCGAGCTCATCCAGCCCAAGAAGGGCCAGGACAAGTACGTGTACACGTACTCGGACAACGAACTCCGCACCACACTGCTGGAGTTCCAGCGCAAGGGGGTCCGTTTCAAGGACTCCGTCCAGCGCTACAAGGGCCTCGGCGAGATGGACGCCGACCAGCTCGCGGAGACGACGATGGACCCGCGTCACCGCACGCTGCGCCGGATCAACATCGGGGACCTGGAGGCGGCGGAGCAGATCTTCGACCTGCTCATGGGTAACGAGGTCGCGCCGCGCAAGGAGTTCATCACCAGCTCCGCGGCTACCCTGGACCGCTCGCGCATCGACGCGTGA
- a CDS encoding DUF7455 domain-containing protein: MTTVLTPASPLTAADRCDRCGAQAYLRVVLTSGGELLFCAHHGRKFEPELKKIAAEIQDETDRLTAVPANAGDDER; the protein is encoded by the coding sequence GTGACTACTGTTCTGACCCCCGCGAGCCCGCTGACGGCCGCTGACCGCTGCGACCGCTGCGGCGCCCAGGCGTACCTGCGCGTCGTCCTGACAAGCGGCGGTGAGCTGCTCTTCTGTGCCCACCACGGGCGCAAGTTCGAGCCGGAACTCAAGAAGATCGCCGCTGAGATACAGGATGAGACGGACCGCCTGACGGCCGTACCGGCCAACGCCGGAGACGACGAGCGCTGA
- a CDS encoding S1 family serine peptidase: MRRPITRPLTAALALASAAALTPLVSPAPAAADSVIIGGSAVRSSEIPWVVALSSRDRFGGTRAGQFCGAVVVAPTKVLTAAHCLSREVLGVPVGEVRDLRVIAGREDLRGPGGQEVPVRKVQFAPGYDPETSSSDLAVLTLGSALPAQYAIATARRGDEAYRPGTAATVYGWGDTTGAGTYARTLRAAQVQVQPDSVCAQAYPGSVMGGRYLPATMMCAGDARGGHDACQGDSGGPLVAQGRLIGIVSWGSGCGRADSPGVYTRVGEVLPTVIDKQ, translated from the coding sequence ATGCGACGGCCCATCACCCGACCCCTGACGGCGGCCTTGGCCCTGGCCTCCGCGGCGGCTCTGACTCCACTCGTCTCCCCGGCTCCGGCGGCCGCCGACAGCGTGATCATCGGAGGGTCGGCGGTGCGGTCCTCGGAGATCCCCTGGGTGGTCGCCCTCTCCAGCCGTGACCGGTTCGGGGGTACCAGGGCCGGGCAGTTCTGCGGCGCCGTGGTGGTGGCGCCGACGAAGGTGCTCACGGCGGCACACTGCCTCAGCCGAGAGGTGCTGGGGGTACCGGTGGGCGAGGTGCGCGATCTGCGGGTGATCGCGGGGCGTGAGGACCTGCGGGGCCCCGGCGGCCAGGAGGTCCCCGTGAGGAAGGTGCAGTTCGCGCCCGGGTACGATCCCGAGACCAGTTCCTCGGACCTGGCCGTGCTCACGCTCGGCAGCGCGCTGCCCGCGCAGTACGCCATCGCGACGGCCCGTCGGGGCGACGAGGCGTACCGGCCGGGCACGGCGGCGACGGTTTACGGCTGGGGTGACACGACGGGGGCCGGCACGTACGCCCGGACGCTTCGTGCCGCGCAGGTGCAGGTGCAGCCGGACTCGGTGTGTGCGCAGGCGTACCCCGGCAGTGTGATGGGGGGCCGGTATCTGCCGGCCACGATGATGTGTGCCGGGGACGCCAGGGGCGGTCACGACGCCTGTCAGGGTGACAGCGGCGGCCCGCTGGTGGCGCAGGGCAGGCTGATCGGGATCGTCTCCTGGGGCAGCGGATGCGGCCGGGCGGACTCTCCCGGGGTCTACACGCGGGTCGGTGAGGTGCTGCCGACGGTGATCGACAAGCAGTGA
- a CDS encoding IS30 family transposase, with protein sequence MDFEIRKVRTAQGPVKLRREREAYSRLVQQGYSNTEACRIVGVDRRTGNKWRNGRSADRRQKAAPPISAVAPPSGTSRYLREEERIHIADRLREKATVRAIAAELGRSPSTVSREIRRNRTDGARGRWHYRPHAAQARADARRPRPKSRKISENPELRAAVQAMLDEKRSPEQICHALRAQFPDRPEMHVVHETVYQALYVQGRGQLRRELAGALRSGRARRRPQRQANCRQPRFTTPMVMISERPAEIEDRAVPGHWEGDLIIGKDGKSAIGTLVERATRYVMLLHLPGDHGAESVLTSLTSTVQTLPAHLKRSLTWDQGSEMARHGEFTLATDIPVYFCDPASPWQRGSNENTNGLLRQYFPKGTDLSVHTPAHLAAVADQLNRRPRKTLGWETPAERLHKLLTA encoded by the coding sequence ATGGACTTCGAGATCCGCAAGGTGCGGACCGCGCAGGGGCCTGTGAAGCTGCGCCGGGAGCGGGAGGCATACTCCCGGCTCGTGCAGCAGGGATACAGCAACACGGAAGCCTGCCGGATCGTCGGTGTTGACCGGCGAACCGGCAACAAGTGGCGTAACGGCCGCAGCGCCGACCGTCGGCAGAAGGCGGCACCACCGATTTCCGCGGTGGCGCCGCCTTCCGGCACGTCCAGGTACCTGCGCGAGGAGGAGCGGATCCACATCGCCGACCGGTTGCGGGAGAAGGCCACGGTGCGGGCGATCGCCGCGGAGCTGGGCCGCAGCCCGTCCACGGTCAGCCGGGAGATCCGCCGCAACCGAACGGACGGCGCACGCGGCCGGTGGCACTACCGCCCTCACGCAGCCCAGGCCCGCGCCGATGCACGCCGGCCCCGCCCCAAGAGCCGCAAGATCAGCGAGAACCCCGAGCTTCGGGCCGCTGTCCAGGCAATGCTGGACGAGAAGCGGAGCCCGGAGCAGATATGCCACGCTCTGCGGGCACAGTTCCCCGACCGGCCGGAGATGCACGTGGTCCACGAGACCGTCTACCAGGCCCTCTACGTCCAGGGCAGAGGCCAGCTGCGGCGCGAGCTCGCAGGCGCCCTGCGCTCCGGGCGGGCCCGCCGCAGGCCGCAGAGGCAGGCGAACTGCCGCCAGCCGCGTTTCACCACCCCGATGGTCATGATCAGCGAACGGCCCGCTGAGATCGAGGACCGGGCCGTGCCCGGTCACTGGGAGGGCGACCTGATCATCGGCAAGGACGGCAAGTCCGCGATCGGCACCCTGGTCGAACGCGCCACCCGCTACGTCATGCTCCTGCACCTGCCCGGCGACCACGGCGCCGAGAGCGTCCTGACCTCCCTGACATCCACCGTCCAGACCCTGCCCGCCCACCTGAAGCGGTCCCTGACCTGGGACCAGGGCAGTGAGATGGCCCGGCACGGCGAGTTCACCCTCGCCACCGACATCCCGGTCTACTTCTGCGACCCCGCCAGCCCCTGGCAGCGCGGCTCGAACGAGAACACCAACGGCCTGCTGCGGCAGTACTTCCCCAAGGGCACCGACCTGTCGGTCCACACCCCCGCGCACCTGGCCGCCGTCGCCGACCAGCTCAACCGCCGCCCACGCAAAACACTCGGCTGGGAAACCCCAGCCGAGCGCCTGCATAAACTGCTCACGGCCTGA
- a CDS encoding RNA polymerase sigma factor, producing the protein MSASTSRTLPPEIAESESVMALIERGKADGQIAGDDVRRAFEADQIPPTQWKNVLRSLNQILEEEGVTLMVSAAESPKRTRKSVAAKSPAKRTATKTVAAKAATAKTVAASTASSSATAADDESTAVAAGETAAPAKKAAAKKTAAKKATAPKKAAAKKTAAKKTTAAKKDAEELLEGEEAIEEPQAGKSGDEPEGAESAGFVLSDEDEDDAPAQQVAAAGATADPVKDYLKQIGKVPLLNAEQEVELAKRIEAGLFAEDKLANSDKLAPKLKRELEIIAEDGRRAKNHLLEANLRLVVSLAKRYTGRGMLFLDLIQEGNLGLIRAVEKFDYTKGYKFSTYATWWIRQAITRAMADQARTIRIPVHMVEVINKLARVQRQMLQDLGREPTPEELAKELDMTPEKVIEVQKYGREPISLHTPLGEDGDSEFGDLIEDSEAVVPADAVSFTLLQEQLHSVLDTLSEREAGVVSMRFGLTDGQPKTLDEIGKVYGVTRERIRQIESKTMSKLRHPSRSQVLRDYLD; encoded by the coding sequence GTGTCGGCCAGCACATCCCGTACGCTCCCGCCGGAGATCGCCGAGTCCGAGTCTGTGATGGCGCTCATCGAGCGGGGAAAGGCTGATGGGCAGATCGCCGGCGATGACGTGCGTCGGGCCTTCGAGGCTGACCAGATTCCGCCAACCCAGTGGAAGAATGTTCTGCGCAGCCTCAACCAGATCCTCGAGGAAGAGGGTGTGACGCTGATGGTCAGTGCCGCGGAGTCGCCCAAGCGCACCCGCAAGAGCGTCGCAGCTAAGAGCCCGGCAAAGCGCACCGCCACCAAGACCGTCGCGGCCAAGGCGGCCACGGCCAAGACCGTCGCCGCCTCCACCGCGTCGTCGTCGGCCACCGCCGCCGACGACGAGAGCACCGCGGTGGCCGCCGGCGAGACCGCCGCGCCCGCGAAGAAGGCGGCGGCCAAGAAGACCGCCGCCAAGAAGGCGACGGCCCCGAAGAAGGCCGCGGCGAAGAAGACCGCGGCGAAGAAGACGACGGCGGCCAAGAAGGACGCCGAGGAACTGCTCGAGGGCGAGGAGGCGATCGAGGAGCCGCAGGCCGGCAAGTCGGGCGACGAGCCCGAGGGCGCCGAGAGCGCCGGTTTCGTGCTGTCCGACGAGGACGAGGACGACGCCCCCGCGCAGCAGGTCGCCGCGGCCGGTGCCACCGCCGACCCGGTGAAGGACTACCTGAAGCAGATCGGCAAGGTCCCCCTGCTCAACGCGGAGCAGGAGGTCGAGCTGGCCAAGCGCATCGAGGCCGGCCTGTTCGCCGAGGACAAGCTGGCGAACTCCGACAAGCTGGCCCCGAAGCTCAAGCGCGAGCTGGAGATCATCGCCGAGGACGGCCGTCGTGCCAAGAACCACCTGCTGGAGGCCAACCTCCGGCTGGTCGTCTCGTTGGCCAAGCGCTACACCGGCCGCGGCATGCTCTTCCTGGATCTGATCCAGGAGGGCAACCTCGGCCTGATCCGCGCCGTCGAGAAGTTCGACTACACCAAGGGCTACAAGTTCTCCACGTACGCCACCTGGTGGATCCGTCAGGCGATCACCCGTGCCATGGCCGACCAGGCCCGCACCATCCGTATCCCGGTGCACATGGTCGAGGTCATCAACAAGCTCGCGCGTGTGCAGCGCCAGATGCTCCAGGACCTGGGCCGCGAGCCCACTCCGGAGGAGCTGGCCAAGGAGCTCGACATGACCCCGGAGAAGGTCATCGAGGTCCAGAAGTACGGCCGCGAGCCGATCTCGCTCCACACTCCGCTGGGTGAGGACGGCGACAGTGAGTTCGGTGATCTGATCGAGGACTCCGAGGCTGTCGTCCCGGCCGACGCTGTCAGCTTCACCCTGCTTCAGGAGCAGCTGCACTCGGTGCTCGACACGCTCTCGGAGCGTGAGGCCGGTGTCGTCTCCATGCGTTTCGGCCTCACCGACGGCCAGCCGAAGACGCTCGACGAGATCGGCAAGGTCTACGGCGTGACGCGTGAGCGCATCCGCCAGATCGAGTCCAAGACGATGTCCAAGCTGCGGCACCCGTCCCGGTCCCAGGTCCTGCGGGACTACCTGGACTAG
- a CDS encoding FadR/GntR family transcriptional regulator: protein MSTLAHTMMTAARPVESGLAGPGDLDRYPYPEVPGVDRVGPPAWDTAESELGRVGRRAAGSRGRGLHGQLVQQLGQMIVSGDLGADRPLVPEEIGQRFEVSRTVVRESLRVLEAKGLVSARPNVGTRVRPVSDWNLLDPDIIEWRAFGPQRDDQRRELTELRWTIEPLAARLAAGHGREDVQQRLGDMVEIMSHSLAQGDGITFTRADAEFHSLLIQVAGNRMLEHLSGIVAAALQVSGGPAVGCDRPSEASLAHHARIVDALAAGDANGAESAMRQLLTSHPEVERVVPAPREH, encoded by the coding sequence GTGAGTACCCTTGCGCACACCATGATGACCGCCGCCCGCCCCGTCGAGTCCGGCCTCGCCGGCCCGGGCGATCTCGACCGATACCCGTACCCGGAGGTGCCCGGCGTCGACCGGGTCGGCCCTCCGGCCTGGGACACCGCGGAAAGCGAGTTGGGCCGCGTCGGCCGCCGTGCCGCGGGCAGCCGGGGCCGCGGGCTCCACGGTCAACTCGTCCAGCAGCTCGGCCAGATGATCGTCTCCGGGGATCTCGGGGCCGACCGCCCGCTCGTGCCGGAGGAGATCGGCCAGCGCTTCGAGGTGTCCCGCACCGTGGTCCGCGAGTCGCTGCGGGTCCTCGAGGCCAAGGGTCTCGTCAGCGCCCGCCCGAACGTCGGCACCAGGGTCCGTCCGGTCAGTGACTGGAACCTGCTGGACCCCGACATCATCGAGTGGCGCGCCTTCGGCCCCCAGCGCGACGACCAGCGCCGTGAGCTGACCGAGCTCCGCTGGACGATCGAGCCGCTCGCCGCCCGGCTTGCGGCCGGGCACGGCAGGGAGGACGTCCAGCAGCGCCTCGGCGACATGGTGGAGATCATGAGCCACTCGCTCGCGCAGGGTGACGGGATCACCTTCACCCGTGCCGACGCCGAGTTCCACTCGCTCCTGATCCAGGTCGCGGGCAACCGCATGCTCGAGCACCTGTCCGGCATCGTCGCCGCCGCCCTCCAGGTCTCGGGAGGGCCCGCCGTCGGCTGCGACCGCCCCTCCGAGGCGTCCCTCGCGCACCACGCGCGGATCGTCGACGCCCTCGCCGCCGGCGACGCGAACGGTGCGGAATCGGCCATGCGGCAACTCCTCACGTCCCACCCCGAGGTGGAGCGCGTGGTCCCGGCTCCGCGCGAGCACTGA